In Oscillospiraceae bacterium, the following are encoded in one genomic region:
- a CDS encoding UDP-N-acetylglucosamine 1-carboxyvinyltransferase — MDKYVINGGKPLNGEIHVSGMKNAAVPIILSSILVEGKVTIENVPDISDVRISLEILETMGANIKYIDKNTVEIDSTNIDPDLTPQELVGKMRASYYLLGAELARFGRANVDCPGGCDFGSRPIDQHIKGFEALGADIVTIEKKHINATTDPEKGLVGDSVYMDIVSVGATINIMIAAVKAKGTTVIENAAHEPHIVDTANFLNACGAQISGAGTGIIKIKGVDTLHGTTYAIIPDMIEAGTYMVLAAATGGRLKINNVIPKHLESISAKISEMGATIDEEDEAVTVYLEEGKTLESISVKTLPYPGFPTDMNPQMCVLLCLAHGVSTLTEGVWDSRFRYVEELKRMGASITVEKTTAEVTGVKALTPAKVRAVDLRAGAAMVIAALVAEGKSEVEEIYHIERGYEDMIQKLRTVGADITKISE; from the coding sequence ATGGATAAATATGTCATTAACGGTGGCAAACCGCTGAATGGCGAAATTCATGTCTCCGGCATGAAAAACGCCGCCGTACCTATAATTCTTTCCAGCATTCTGGTTGAAGGCAAGGTAACCATCGAAAATGTTCCGGACATAAGCGATGTTCGCATTTCATTGGAAATTCTTGAAACAATGGGTGCCAACATAAAATATATAGATAAAAACACCGTAGAAATCGATTCAACAAACATAGATCCCGACCTGACTCCACAGGAGCTGGTGGGAAAAATGCGTGCTTCCTATTACCTTCTTGGTGCAGAGCTTGCACGCTTTGGAAGAGCCAATGTGGACTGCCCCGGCGGTTGTGATTTCGGTTCGCGCCCCATAGACCAGCATATAAAGGGCTTTGAAGCATTGGGGGCTGATATTGTCACAATCGAAAAGAAGCACATAAACGCTACCACCGACCCGGAAAAAGGTCTCGTCGGTGATTCTGTGTACATGGATATTGTTTCTGTCGGTGCTACCATTAATATAATGATTGCGGCGGTAAAAGCAAAAGGCACTACCGTAATCGAAAATGCAGCTCATGAGCCACACATAGTCGATACAGCAAACTTCCTCAACGCCTGCGGTGCACAAATAAGCGGTGCAGGAACGGGAATCATAAAAATCAAAGGTGTGGATACTCTCCACGGTACTACTTATGCTATAATTCCCGATATGATCGAGGCAGGAACATATATGGTGCTCGCCGCAGCAACAGGCGGCAGACTTAAAATAAATAACGTTATCCCCAAGCATCTTGAATCCATTTCCGCAAAAATTTCCGAAATGGGCGCAACGATAGATGAAGAGGACGAGGCCGTTACGGTCTATCTTGAAGAAGGCAAGACTCTCGAAAGTATAAGCGTTAAAACTCTCCCCTATCCCGGTTTTCCTACCGACATGAATCCTCAGATGTGCGTGCTTCTGTGTCTTGCTCACGGTGTTTCAACACTCACCGAAGGCGTATGGGACAGCCGTTTCAGATATGTTGAGGAATTGAAGCGTATGGGTGCTTCCATCACTGTCGAAAAGACAACCGCCGAGGTGACAGGCGTAAAAGCTCTGACGCCCGCTAAGGTTCGTGCCGTAGATTTACGCGCAGGTGCCGCTATGGTAATCGCCGCTCTTGTTGCCGAAGGAAAGAGTGAGGTTGAAGAGATTTACCACATTGAGCGCGGATATGAAGACATGATACAAAAACTTCGCACTGTTGGTGCAGACATAACAAAAATCTCCGAGTAA
- a CDS encoding branched-chain amino acid aminotransferase gives MLNIKIEKTTSPRQKPDYNNLGFGRHFTDHMFIMDYSDGTWNNPRIVPYQDISLSPAAMVFHYGQEMFEGLKAYYTEDGKIQLFRPQKNIERMNRTNDRICIPQLDPDDVLQAIKAVVEVDKEWIPTKEGTSLYIRPFIIATEPHLGVAPSKSYMFIIILSPVAAYYAEGLNPVKIYIENKYVRAVKGGTGFAKIGGNYVASLKAQMEAKELGYSQVLWLDGVEHKYVDEVGAMNVFFVIDNEVVTPSLDEGSILPGVTRDSCLALLRKWGIKATERRISVDELVKAYDDGKLQEVFGTGTAAVISPVGELNYHGKVMTINDGKIGTISQKLYDVMTGMQWGKLPDDMGWIERV, from the coding sequence ATGTTAAATATCAAAATTGAAAAAACAACTTCTCCACGTCAGAAGCCCGATTATAACAACCTTGGCTTTGGACGTCATTTTACCGACCATATGTTCATTATGGATTATTCAGACGGAACCTGGAACAATCCCAGAATAGTCCCCTATCAGGACATATCCCTTTCCCCTGCCGCAATGGTATTCCATTACGGACAGGAAATGTTTGAAGGTCTCAAGGCATACTACACCGAAGACGGCAAAATTCAGCTTTTCCGTCCTCAGAAGAACATTGAGAGAATGAACAGAACCAACGACCGTATATGCATTCCTCAGCTTGATCCCGACGATGTTCTTCAGGCAATCAAAGCTGTTGTAGAGGTTGACAAAGAATGGATTCCCACCAAAGAAGGAACTTCTTTGTACATCCGTCCCTTTATCATCGCAACCGAACCTCATCTGGGTGTTGCTCCTTCCAAATCCTACATGTTCATAATCATTCTTTCTCCTGTCGCAGCATACTACGCAGAAGGTCTGAACCCCGTAAAAATCTACATCGAAAACAAATATGTACGTGCCGTTAAGGGTGGTACAGGATTTGCCAAGATCGGCGGTAACTACGTTGCATCGCTCAAGGCACAGATGGAAGCAAAGGAGCTTGGTTATTCCCAGGTTCTGTGGCTGGACGGTGTTGAACACAAGTATGTCGACGAAGTTGGCGCGATGAACGTGTTCTTCGTTATCGACAATGAGGTTGTGACTCCCTCTCTGGATGAAGGAAGCATTCTCCCGGGTGTTACACGTGATTCCTGCCTTGCGCTGCTCAGAAAATGGGGCATTAAAGCTACCGAGCGCCGCATAAGCGTTGATGAACTTGTAAAGGCATATGATGACGGCAAGCTTCAGGAAGTATTCGGTACAGGTACTGCGGCAGTTATTTCTCCTGTCGGCGAACTCAACTACCACGGCAAGGTCATGACCATAAACGACGGTAAAATAGGCACTATTTCCCAGAAGCTGTACGATGTCATGACAGGTATGCAGTGGGGCAAGCTTCCCGACGATATGGGCTGGATCGAAAGAGTTTAA
- a CDS encoding DUF3810 domain-containing protein → MSYKDNQFTNNSTSTPAHAAGVPAQPDEPIMHSAVSLKPDEKKFSFCSPFFFTLCGLSLICFVLFFIFRLSSDFSEFFVRYVSGPVRMVLSAVTSVIPFSLAESIILLLPVGIILFYIRIFTDKSEDSELNFKKYLKILLCTVFILLDVFVITVSPSYHRLPLSNNLAIENQDITPHRLKNTCEIMVNMLNRDAENIYYGSDGQSYSGEDFSALSDEMLECFKKFSKKYSFIFPVGFRAKPVALSEPMTYLHISGVYTYFTGEANVNVNYPDYILPHTVAHEMCHARGVFNEGDANFVGFLVCLESDNPYVRYSGVMSIFSYIANALYSADPEGYFEVMSKLNYNVFEEFDAFSKFFEKYSTSKAAQISGAVNDTFLKANGQSEGIKSYGLVVDLAVNYLEEHYGKSSTQE, encoded by the coding sequence GTGTCGTATAAGGATAATCAATTTACAAACAATAGTACAAGTACTCCCGCCCATGCGGCGGGAGTACCCGCACAGCCGGACGAGCCGATAATGCACAGCGCAGTCAGTTTAAAACCCGACGAAAAAAAATTTTCTTTTTGTTCGCCGTTTTTCTTTACACTCTGTGGTTTAAGCCTTATTTGCTTTGTCCTGTTTTTCATTTTCAGACTCAGTTCCGACTTTTCCGAGTTTTTTGTAAGATATGTTTCGGGTCCGGTACGTATGGTACTGAGCGCCGTTACATCTGTTATTCCGTTTTCGCTGGCTGAAAGCATAATACTTCTTTTGCCCGTTGGTATAATACTGTTTTATATCAGAATTTTTACCGACAAAAGCGAAGATTCCGAACTGAACTTTAAAAAATATCTAAAAATTTTACTGTGCACCGTCTTCATCTTACTGGATGTTTTTGTTATTACGGTGTCACCGTCTTATCACAGACTGCCGCTCAGCAATAATCTTGCGATAGAAAACCAAGATATAACTCCGCATCGTTTAAAAAACACCTGCGAAATAATGGTGAATATGCTTAACCGCGATGCAGAAAATATTTATTACGGAAGTGACGGTCAGAGCTATTCGGGGGAGGATTTTTCCGCTCTTTCGGATGAAATGCTGGAATGCTTTAAAAAATTCAGCAAAAAATACTCATTTATTTTTCCCGTCGGCTTTCGTGCAAAGCCGGTAGCGCTAAGCGAGCCCATGACCTATTTGCACATTTCCGGCGTATATACCTATTTTACCGGCGAAGCTAATGTTAATGTGAATTACCCCGACTATATACTTCCGCATACCGTAGCGCACGAAATGTGCCACGCACGAGGCGTGTTTAACGAGGGAGATGCAAATTTCGTTGGATTTCTCGTGTGCCTCGAAAGCGACAATCCTTATGTGCGTTATTCAGGAGTAATGAGCATTTTTTCATATATTGCCAACGCGCTGTATTCTGCTGACCCAGAGGGATATTTCGAGGTCATGTCCAAGCTTAATTACAACGTTTTTGAAGAATTTGATGCTTTTTCAAAATTCTTTGAAAAGTACAGTACCTCAAAAGCCGCGCAGATATCGGGCGCTGTCAACGATACATTTCTTAAAGCCAACGGTCAGTCTGAGGGCATAAAATCCTACGGGCTGGTAGTAGATCTGGCTGTAAATTACCTGGAGGAGCATTATGGAAAGAGCAGTACGCAAGAATAG
- a CDS encoding cell wall metabolism sensor histidine kinase WalK, giving the protein MFNKLQSKIVITLTVFIILVMTVIGTILINNIFSYYQEDFVAQMDGFFDEEHTAMLTESLRSDNYVESLKDKLTAYSSFLGIDPYRSFYILNSKGGFLDSNADINNTNITKTQNLISAINGNRVSKEYSSPAVMDYAVRLEDSGRCVIIYIADTRDEMMSISSIIFTIVLQALLVGIIIALILSFILSSVISAPIQKITATATRISEGDFSQRVEVHSKDEIGILSQAFNSMAGDLKSNLDEIIGEREKLSTIFSYLKDGVIAFDSSGKILHINQTAINLIGDDYDRDMTMSDFVTLLSIDYTCDELISDTASGESKVFLDIKFKQRVIDANFGSFRFEISDEPYVGYIAVIHDVTEHFELELARREFVANVSHELRTPLTGIKGAAETVIDNSSDMPPELVSHFLKMIVDESDRMTRIVHDLLMLSRLDDNRVSWKISSFSPTELLNNRAEIMQHEARSHNQKLAVEKVPDNIPMITADREKIDQVLTNIIQNAVKYTQDGGEITLSLNLKNIKNTKNLKDGQYIVFTVRDNGMGIPEADIPHLFERFYRVEKARTSDKGGTGLGLAISKDIITAHGGDITITSALDKGTAVFIYLPLKSSIKE; this is encoded by the coding sequence ATGTTTAACAAGCTTCAATCAAAAATTGTTATCACATTGACGGTTTTTATAATTCTTGTAATGACCGTTATCGGAACAATTCTGATCAACAACATTTTTTCATATTACCAGGAAGACTTTGTAGCTCAGATGGACGGATTTTTTGACGAAGAGCACACTGCGATGCTGACAGAGAGCCTAAGAAGCGACAATTATGTGGAAAGCCTCAAGGACAAACTCACGGCATATTCATCGTTCTTGGGAATCGACCCTTACCGCAGCTTTTATATTCTCAACTCAAAAGGCGGATTCCTGGACAGCAACGCTGATATAAACAATACAAACATTACAAAAACACAAAATCTAATTTCCGCCATAAACGGCAACAGAGTTTCAAAGGAATATTCTTCCCCTGCTGTAATGGATTATGCCGTAAGACTGGAAGACAGCGGAAGATGCGTAATTATTTATATCGCGGATACACGCGACGAAATGATGAGCATTTCTTCCATAATCTTCACCATTGTTTTACAGGCTTTACTGGTGGGAATAATAATCGCACTGATATTATCATTCATACTCTCTTCTGTAATTTCCGCTCCCATCCAGAAAATAACAGCTACCGCGACCAGAATTTCGGAAGGAGACTTTTCTCAGCGCGTTGAAGTACACTCCAAGGATGAGATAGGTATACTTTCTCAAGCCTTCAACTCCATGGCCGGAGATCTTAAAAGCAACCTTGATGAAATAATCGGTGAGCGCGAAAAGCTCAGCACAATCTTTTCTTATCTCAAGGATGGCGTTATTGCTTTTGACTCTTCCGGTAAAATACTGCACATAAATCAAACAGCCATAAATCTTATAGGGGACGATTACGACCGTGACATGACTATGTCGGACTTTGTAACCCTGCTTAGCATAGATTACACCTGCGACGAGCTGATTTCAGACACTGCTTCCGGCGAAAGCAAAGTTTTTTTGGACATAAAATTCAAGCAAAGAGTCATAGATGCTAACTTCGGAAGCTTCCGGTTTGAAATTTCCGACGAACCATATGTAGGATATATAGCTGTAATTCACGATGTTACAGAGCATTTTGAACTTGAACTGGCGCGAAGAGAATTTGTTGCCAATGTTTCCCATGAGCTTCGCACCCCTCTTACGGGTATAAAAGGCGCAGCGGAAACCGTTATTGACAACAGTTCGGATATGCCTCCCGAGCTTGTGTCTCACTTCCTGAAAATGATTGTTGACGAATCCGACCGTATGACGCGCATAGTGCACGATCTGCTGATGCTTTCAAGGCTGGACGACAACCGCGTTTCCTGGAAAATATCCTCATTTTCACCCACAGAGCTTTTAAATAACCGTGCCGAAATAATGCAGCATGAGGCAAGATCTCACAATCAAAAGCTTGCGGTTGAAAAAGTCCCCGACAATATCCCCATGATTACAGCCGACCGCGAAAAAATAGACCAGGTTCTGACAAATATAATTCAGAACGCCGTAAAATACACTCAGGACGGCGGAGAGATAACCCTTTCTCTGAACTTGAAAAACATAAAGAACACAAAGAATTTAAAAGACGGTCAGTACATCGTTTTCACGGTACGCGACAACGGCATGGGTATTCCGGAAGCGGATATACCACACCTTTTCGAGCGTTTTTACCGTGTTGAAAAAGCCCGTACCTCCGACAAAGGCGGAACCGGGCTGGGTCTTGCGATATCCAAAGACATCATAACCGCTCACGGTGGAGATATTACAATTACGAGTGCATTGGATAAAGGCACCGCTGTGTTTATCTACCTGCCTCTAAAATCCTCCATCAAGGAATAA
- a CDS encoding response regulator transcription factor, whose amino-acid sequence MNKNILIVEDEKTIAEILLFNVKKNGFDAKAVYDGGSGLEEALSGKYDLILLDLMLPVMDGFEVCRRLREVNDTPIIMLTAREEEADKVMGLEVGADDYMTKPFSINELLSRIKANIRRYSNEMVTRKITDKVIKIGKLTIDNESYEVLKGEVKLDLTKKEYEVIAFLAKNMGKVYSREQLMEEIWGYDGFYGDMRTVDVTVARLRKKLEDNPALPEYIQTKKGIGYFFAKPE is encoded by the coding sequence ATGAACAAAAACATTCTCATTGTGGAAGACGAAAAAACCATTGCGGAAATCTTGCTTTTTAATGTCAAGAAAAACGGATTTGATGCAAAAGCCGTATATGACGGCGGAAGCGGACTTGAGGAAGCGCTAAGCGGAAAATATGATCTGATACTGCTGGATTTGATGCTTCCCGTCATGGACGGATTTGAGGTATGCAGAAGACTGCGTGAGGTCAATGACACCCCCATTATAATGCTTACCGCCCGTGAGGAAGAGGCAGACAAGGTTATGGGGCTGGAGGTCGGTGCCGATGATTATATGACTAAGCCGTTCAGCATAAACGAGCTTCTCAGCCGCATAAAAGCCAACATCCGTCGTTATTCCAACGAAATGGTTACAAGAAAAATAACCGACAAGGTTATTAAAATCGGAAAACTCACCATTGATAACGAAAGCTATGAAGTGCTCAAGGGTGAAGTCAAGCTTGATCTTACCAAAAAGGAATATGAGGTCATCGCTTTTCTCGCCAAGAACATGGGTAAGGTTTACTCACGTGAACAGCTCATGGAAGAAATATGGGGCTACGACGGCTTTTACGGCGATATGAGAACGGTGGATGTCACCGTTGCAAGACTGAGAAAAAAGCTGGAAGACAATCCTGCTCTCCCCGAATATATACAAACAAAAAAAGGAATAGGTTACTTTTTCGCGAAGCCCGAATAA